In Acidimicrobiia bacterium, the following proteins share a genomic window:
- a CDS encoding ABC transporter ATP-binding protein, with protein sequence MTEPLLDGRGVTKRFGGLVAVNNVDFQVYPHEIVGLIGPNGSGKTTLFDCLSRVQSIDQGQVLFKGTDITHKKPHEVAHLGMARTFQVIRVYRKLTVLENMKVSRQWRGEMIWNQLRPSHQDVETRARELIDFLLLTHLTDQPAGTLSGGQRRLLELGMALMPDPDLVLLDEAASGVNPTLVEEIKDRIRELNRERGKAFLVVEHDMRFIADLCTRVYVLNYGEKMAEGTPAEVMENEAVIEAYFGS encoded by the coding sequence ATGACCGAACCCCTACTGGACGGACGCGGCGTCACGAAACGGTTCGGCGGCCTGGTAGCCGTAAACAACGTCGACTTCCAGGTATACCCGCATGAAATCGTCGGGCTGATCGGGCCGAACGGCAGCGGCAAGACCACCCTGTTCGACTGTCTCAGTCGCGTGCAGTCGATCGATCAGGGCCAGGTTCTGTTCAAGGGCACCGATATCACGCACAAGAAACCCCATGAGGTCGCACACCTCGGTATGGCGCGCACCTTCCAGGTAATCCGGGTGTATCGCAAGCTCACCGTTCTCGAGAACATGAAAGTCAGCCGACAGTGGCGGGGCGAGATGATCTGGAACCAGCTGAGGCCAAGTCATCAAGATGTTGAGACCCGGGCTCGGGAGCTCATCGACTTTCTGTTGCTGACTCACCTGACCGACCAGCCGGCCGGAACCCTGTCGGGCGGCCAGCGACGCCTGCTCGAACTCGGTATGGCACTTATGCCCGACCCGGATTTGGTCCTGCTCGACGAGGCAGCATCGGGAGTCAACCCGACCCTCGTCGAAGAAATCAAGGACCGGATCCGAGAACTCAATCGGGAGCGTGGCAAGGCATTCTTGGTCGTGGAACATGACATGCGGTTCATCGCCGACCTCTGTACCCGGGTATATGTCCTCAACTACGGAGAGAAGATGGCCGAGGGCACACCCGCTGAAGTCATGGAAAACGAAGCCGTGATCGAAGCGTATTTCGGATCATGA
- a CDS encoding ATP-binding cassette domain-containing protein, which yields MNDTATPLLEVQDLYAGYLDFDILHGVNLVVRPGEVVCVIGPNGAGKSTVFRAIYGLIKVRLGHV from the coding sequence ATGAACGACACCGCCACGCCGCTGCTCGAGGTACAGGATCTTTACGCCGGCTACCTCGACTTCGACATTCTTCACGGGGTCAACCTGGTCGTGCGGCCCGGCGAAGTAGTTTGTGTTATTGGGCCTAATGGTGCCGGCAAATCGACCGTTTTCCGGGCGATTTACGGACTCATCAAGGTCCGACTCGGTCACGT